From a region of the Hymenobacter jejuensis genome:
- a CDS encoding ribosome maturation factor RimP, with product MKFDRNHIAEMLQDSLPGPELFVVGLTVSDAIRPKVTAILDGEQGVGIDECAQVSRRLARRIDEAYGEEASYTLEVTSPGADQPLTDPRQYTRHVGRSLSLKLNDGTEKTGALEATEAEGIQLAEVVKDKKKSKTLPAAFVPFADIKEAKVVISFK from the coding sequence ATGAAATTTGACCGCAACCACATCGCCGAAATGCTTCAGGACAGCCTGCCTGGCCCGGAGCTATTTGTCGTGGGGCTTACCGTATCCGACGCAATTCGGCCCAAGGTAACGGCCATCTTGGACGGCGAGCAAGGCGTAGGCATTGACGAGTGTGCGCAGGTCAGCCGCCGGTTAGCGCGTCGCATCGACGAGGCTTACGGTGAGGAAGCTAGCTACACCTTGGAAGTAACTTCACCCGGCGCCGACCAGCCCCTGACCGATCCGCGTCAATACACCCGCCACGTCGGCCGCTCACTTAGCCTCAAGCTAAACGATGGCACCGAAAAAACGGGCGCTCTGGAAGCTACTGAAGCAGAAGGCATTCAGCTGGCCGAAGTAGTGAAGGACAAAAAGAAGAGTAAAACGCTGCCCGCTGCCTTCGTACCGTTCGCGGATATTAAGGAAGCCAAAGTCGTTATCTCATTTAAGTAA
- a CDS encoding DUF7948 domain-containing protein: MSCLLVGCCSMVLSQAALASNDSRTLEFVENRGQWDNRVRYAADLNNGRLFVESGGFTYALFAGNPLQHHFSEKETARQATEKLQAHALRVRFAGTSEQATLSPLDQTAEVRNYARGNDPAQWASNVPSYRQLHYKELWPGIDARLYENQNQQLEYDFDVAAKANPDLVQLQYEGADALTLRPDGALEIHTSVGSITELVPHAWQLDATGQRQAVACRYIVEGRAVHFRLGAYDRRRPLTIDPTIVFSSFTGSKSDNWGFTATYDAQGNLYSGGIVFGPQYPTSLGAYDTSFGGAVDIGIIKYNTTATGSAARVWATYLGGSSTEFPHSLIVNNQGDLLVLGTTSSRDFPVTGGAYDQSFNGGSYVEPYGASTSPTLPSGSDLFITRLSANGASLIGSTFLGGSGNDGILDPRNTGVSLVRNYGDAFRGDILVDAADNVYIASCTSSTNFPVANGFASTYGGGTSDAVVCKLNGSLSNLLWSSYLGGTGPDAAYSLQLDARNNLYVCGGTASGNFPTTAGSLYPSRRGDIDGFVSQISSNGSTIEKSTFLGTSFYDQGYFVQLDNSGNVYVLGQTLGNYPVTPGHYANSGSRQFIHKLTADLSTTDFSTVFGSGRSIIDISPTAFLVDQCDRIFVSGYGGENYTGGNTQGLPVTPTAFQTTTDGSDFYLMQLSAGGTKLEYATFFGGAGGYGEHVDGGTSRFDKRGIVYQAVCGGCGGLSNFPIPAGVSTFSSTNGSTNCNNAAFKFNFEPSAILAGPDVTVCVDSDGLPLVGTPAGGTWSGPGVTGSLATGYKFVPNANLLGQQLLTYTVLGTGLCGGESVLKVNVVPALTAAFTQFPQTSFCLNGFSNPSVTLTAMPAGGTFSGPGVSGNVFYPAGAGSGTHTLTYTYQANGCQARATQVVTVVNAIAGPDFSICSGAAAVRLKGNPAGGKWSGPGVSGSIPDGYVFTPTAALVGSQKLTYTLEGPDGCTSSSLLTATVQRSPQITLPTLPVYCVTNTSAVVLPKGMYWSGRGVSGYYDSFTFVPATAGVGKHSLSYGTYDYGSCNVQGTYEITVVGNVTAQTAPDTVLCPGTTQPFRVRATPVGGKWSGSYVTADGQFTPPAGFTGSVTLTYTASNEACTGSVTRRISVATPPTARPTWSPDYCPQNREAPLHVLFSNAIADASWDFGDNTSAANGSSADHTYTKAGRYQPKVTLPYNDTRCSVTISLPIIEVKEAFTPPNIITPNNDGKNDYFVLTENCPPRVQIFSRWGSKVFESASYQNDWNGINQPDGVYYYLMHTPDGRTSKGWVEIRR, encoded by the coding sequence ATGAGCTGCCTGCTCGTGGGCTGCTGTAGTATGGTATTATCCCAAGCGGCGCTGGCTTCGAACGATTCGCGCACGCTGGAGTTTGTTGAAAATCGTGGGCAGTGGGACAACCGGGTTCGCTACGCGGCTGATCTGAACAACGGCCGCCTGTTTGTCGAAAGTGGGGGCTTTACCTACGCGCTGTTTGCCGGCAATCCGCTACAGCATCATTTTTCCGAAAAAGAGACCGCGCGGCAAGCGACCGAAAAGTTGCAGGCGCACGCGCTGCGGGTACGGTTTGCAGGCACCTCCGAGCAAGCTACGCTTTCGCCCTTAGATCAAACTGCTGAAGTGCGCAACTATGCTCGCGGCAACGACCCGGCGCAATGGGCAAGCAACGTACCGAGCTATCGGCAACTCCATTACAAAGAGTTGTGGCCCGGCATCGATGCTCGTTTGTATGAAAATCAAAATCAGCAGCTTGAGTATGATTTTGACGTGGCCGCCAAAGCCAACCCCGACTTGGTGCAGCTTCAGTACGAAGGAGCCGATGCGCTCACCCTCCGCCCCGACGGTGCCTTGGAGATTCATACGTCGGTAGGTAGCATTACTGAACTGGTACCACACGCGTGGCAGCTCGACGCTACAGGCCAGCGTCAGGCAGTAGCCTGTCGCTATATCGTTGAGGGCCGGGCAGTGCATTTTCGCCTCGGGGCCTACGACCGGCGGCGCCCCCTGACCATCGACCCGACGATTGTTTTTTCGTCCTTCACCGGCTCCAAATCCGATAACTGGGGCTTCACGGCAACCTACGATGCGCAGGGCAATCTCTACTCTGGCGGCATCGTGTTCGGTCCGCAATACCCGACTTCTTTGGGCGCCTACGATACCTCGTTTGGCGGTGCCGTTGACATTGGCATCATCAAATACAACACGACGGCCACAGGATCAGCGGCCCGGGTCTGGGCCACGTATCTGGGCGGATCTAGCACAGAATTTCCTCATAGTCTCATTGTTAACAACCAGGGTGATTTGTTGGTCCTCGGGACTACTTCCTCCCGCGACTTTCCCGTTACGGGCGGCGCTTACGACCAGAGTTTTAACGGAGGCAGCTACGTCGAACCTTACGGCGCGAGCACTTCGCCTACCCTGCCTTCTGGCTCCGATTTGTTTATTACCCGCCTCAGCGCCAACGGTGCCAGCTTGATTGGCTCGACCTTCTTGGGCGGCAGCGGCAACGACGGCATTCTGGACCCGCGCAACACCGGCGTCAGCCTCGTGCGCAACTACGGCGACGCCTTCCGCGGCGATATTCTCGTCGATGCCGCCGACAATGTGTACATTGCCTCCTGCACTTCTTCGACCAACTTCCCGGTGGCCAACGGCTTTGCCAGCACTTACGGCGGCGGTACCAGCGATGCAGTAGTCTGTAAGCTGAATGGCTCACTGAGCAACTTATTGTGGAGCAGCTACTTAGGCGGCACCGGCCCCGACGCGGCTTATTCCCTACAACTAGATGCTCGCAACAACCTATACGTGTGCGGCGGCACCGCCAGCGGCAACTTCCCGACTACGGCTGGCAGTCTCTATCCCTCCCGGCGCGGCGATATCGATGGGTTTGTGAGCCAGATCAGCAGCAACGGCAGCACCATCGAGAAATCTACTTTTCTGGGCACGTCCTTTTACGACCAAGGGTATTTTGTGCAGCTCGACAACAGCGGCAACGTGTATGTACTGGGACAAACCCTTGGCAATTACCCCGTTACCCCCGGGCATTATGCCAACAGCGGCAGCCGCCAGTTTATCCATAAGCTCACGGCCGACCTCAGCACTACCGACTTTTCGACCGTATTCGGCAGTGGCCGCTCGATCATCGACATATCACCTACGGCCTTTCTGGTGGACCAATGCGACCGCATTTTTGTGAGTGGCTACGGCGGTGAAAACTACACAGGCGGCAATACGCAGGGCTTGCCCGTAACGCCCACTGCTTTCCAAACCACTACCGATGGGTCCGACTTCTATTTAATGCAGCTTTCCGCTGGCGGGACCAAGCTCGAATACGCCACATTTTTCGGCGGTGCTGGCGGATACGGAGAGCACGTCGATGGCGGCACGTCTCGCTTCGACAAGCGCGGCATTGTGTACCAAGCCGTGTGCGGGGGCTGTGGGGGGCTTTCGAATTTTCCCATCCCCGCTGGCGTCAGCACTTTCTCCAGCACCAACGGCAGCACCAACTGCAACAACGCTGCTTTCAAATTTAACTTCGAGCCCAGCGCCATCTTGGCTGGTCCGGATGTAACGGTCTGTGTAGACTCTGATGGGTTGCCACTCGTCGGAACGCCTGCCGGTGGCACCTGGAGCGGCCCCGGAGTAACTGGTTCATTAGCAACAGGTTATAAATTTGTACCCAATGCCAATTTGCTGGGCCAGCAATTGCTCACGTACACGGTGCTCGGCACTGGCCTTTGCGGCGGCGAATCGGTTCTGAAAGTAAATGTTGTACCGGCCCTCACGGCTGCTTTCACCCAATTTCCGCAGACCTCTTTCTGCCTGAACGGGTTCAGCAACCCATCCGTCACGCTGACGGCTATGCCGGCGGGCGGCACCTTCAGCGGACCGGGCGTATCAGGCAATGTATTTTATCCGGCGGGGGCTGGCTCCGGCACGCACACACTCACTTATACGTACCAGGCAAACGGCTGCCAGGCACGGGCCACGCAGGTGGTTACGGTCGTCAACGCCATAGCTGGTCCCGACTTCAGCATTTGTTCGGGGGCAGCAGCTGTGCGCCTAAAAGGAAATCCAGCGGGCGGCAAATGGAGTGGCCCTGGCGTAAGTGGCTCGATACCTGACGGTTATGTTTTTACCCCAACCGCTGCCTTAGTCGGTAGCCAAAAGCTGACGTACACCTTGGAAGGCCCAGACGGCTGTACGTCCAGCAGTTTGCTGACGGCCACAGTGCAACGAAGTCCACAGATTACGTTGCCCACGCTGCCGGTTTACTGCGTGACCAACACTTCGGCTGTAGTCCTTCCGAAAGGAATGTACTGGAGCGGCCGAGGCGTGAGCGGCTATTACGATAGCTTCACGTTTGTGCCAGCCACGGCAGGCGTAGGCAAACACAGCCTCAGCTACGGCACTTACGATTACGGAAGTTGCAATGTACAAGGCACTTACGAAATCACGGTAGTAGGTAACGTCACGGCCCAAACGGCACCCGACACGGTGCTGTGCCCCGGCACTACACAGCCTTTTCGCGTCAGGGCCACGCCCGTGGGCGGCAAGTGGAGCGGTTCGTACGTCACGGCGGACGGACAGTTTACCCCGCCCGCAGGTTTCACCGGATCGGTCACGCTTACCTACACCGCGTCCAATGAGGCGTGTACCGGCTCTGTCACGCGCCGCATCAGCGTAGCAACTCCGCCTACGGCTCGCCCTACCTGGTCCCCCGACTACTGCCCACAAAACCGCGAGGCGCCGCTGCATGTGCTCTTTAGCAATGCCATCGCCGACGCTTCTTGGGATTTTGGCGACAATACCTCTGCGGCCAACGGCTCCAGCGCCGATCACACGTACACCAAAGCCGGCCGTTACCAGCCCAAGGTGACGCTTCCGTACAATGACACGCGTTGCAGCGTGACCATTAGCCTGCCAATCATTGAAGTGAAGGAAGCGTTTACGCCGCCTAATATTATCACGCCCAACAACGACGGCAAGAATGATTACTTCGTTCTAACGGAAAACTGCCCACCCCGCGTCCAGATATTTTCGCGTTGGGGCAGCAAAGTGTTTGAGTCGGCCAGCTACCAAAATGACTGGAATGGAATCAACCAGCCCGATGGGGTGTATTACTATTTGATGCACACTCCCGACGGCCGCACCAGCAAAGGATGGGTGGAAATCCGACGCTAG